Proteins found in one uncultured Desulfuromonas sp. genomic segment:
- a CDS encoding class I SAM-dependent methyltransferase codes for MTDKTSKEMSRDQYSQVGDAYVRSQTHAKGVDLDYLLDMVQPQKDWQVLDVATGGGHTALTLAPYVQQVIAVDLTPNMVETAKKFVCDEKGQTNVTFQLADAENLPFENGSFDLVTCRIAAHHFPDCQKFIAQSVRVLKQGGLLAVQDHVLPTEENHALYVDQFERRRDPSHFRAYSEQQWRRMFENGGLQVEQTRQLTKRHNFTDWAKRMNCTEETLEELVAMIKNAPDTVIAWLEPLPDADHFGEKETSFVNHHIIVVGRKG; via the coding sequence ATGACGGATAAAACATCCAAAGAAATGAGTCGAGATCAGTACAGCCAGGTCGGCGATGCTTACGTGCGCAGTCAAACTCACGCCAAAGGCGTTGACCTCGACTATCTTCTCGATATGGTCCAGCCGCAAAAAGACTGGCAGGTTCTGGATGTGGCCACCGGCGGCGGCCATACCGCCTTAACCCTGGCTCCGTATGTTCAACAGGTGATTGCCGTCGATCTGACACCCAACATGGTGGAAACGGCGAAAAAATTTGTCTGCGACGAAAAAGGCCAGACCAATGTCACCTTCCAACTGGCGGATGCCGAAAACCTGCCTTTTGAAAACGGCAGCTTCGACCTCGTCACCTGCCGTATCGCAGCGCATCATTTTCCCGATTGTCAGAAGTTTATCGCGCAAAGTGTTCGGGTGTTAAAACAAGGCGGTTTGCTGGCAGTGCAGGATCATGTGTTACCAACAGAAGAAAATCACGCCCTCTATGTGGATCAGTTTGAACGCCGGCGCGATCCATCCCACTTTCGCGCCTATTCCGAGCAGCAGTGGCGCCGGATGTTTGAAAACGGCGGCCTACAGGTCGAGCAAACCCGGCAACTGACCAAACGCCACAATTTTACCGACTGGGCCAAACGGATGAACTGCACGGAGGAAACGCTTGAGGAGTTGGTTGCCATGATCAAAAACGCGCCCGATACCGTCATCGCCTGGCTGGAACCGTTACCGGATGCTGATCATTTCGGTGAAAAGGAAACAAGCTTCGTCAATCACCATATTATTGTTGTTGGTCGCAAAGGCTGA
- a CDS encoding MBL fold metallo-hydrolase: MKITTLIENRESTNELNLTSEWGLSLYVEVNNHSILFDMGSSGAFADNAKHLSIKIDSVDVAVLSHHHFDHGGGLKRFFELNFNAKVYLADAPDGECYSKILGFLKKYIGLDRTMMDDHRERFEFVGKPTEIIPDVFIFPQIIDTHPKPLGNKQLYLKTKGGLSPDAFSHEIVMAIKENGKLVIFTGCSHNGILNMIDTVAKEFEGVPIKAVIGGFHLVASPPFNLMAGTRKEVENIAKSMLNYPVDVTYTGHCTGKQAFNILESVMGDRIKDMPTGSRFDL, from the coding sequence ATGAAAATAACAACCTTGATTGAAAATAGAGAAAGCACCAATGAACTGAACCTTACTTCAGAATGGGGGTTATCTCTGTATGTTGAGGTTAATAACCATTCGATTCTTTTTGATATGGGGAGCTCAGGTGCATTTGCCGATAATGCAAAACATTTGTCTATAAAGATCGATTCTGTTGATGTGGCGGTTCTATCACACCATCACTTTGACCATGGCGGAGGTCTGAAACGTTTTTTTGAGCTGAATTTCAATGCCAAAGTGTATCTAGCCGATGCACCTGATGGTGAGTGCTACAGCAAAATTTTGGGGTTTTTGAAAAAATATATCGGCTTAGATCGAACCATGATGGATGATCACCGGGAACGCTTCGAGTTCGTAGGCAAGCCTACTGAAATTATTCCCGACGTTTTTATCTTTCCCCAAATTATTGATACTCATCCCAAACCCCTTGGGAATAAACAGCTTTACTTGAAAACAAAAGGAGGGCTGTCGCCTGATGCGTTTTCTCATGAAATTGTGATGGCCATCAAAGAGAACGGAAAGCTGGTGATTTTCACAGGTTGTTCGCATAATGGTATCCTCAACATGATTGATACTGTCGCGAAAGAGTTTGAGGGTGTCCCCATCAAGGCAGTCATCGGTGGATTTCATCTCGTGGCCTCGCCGCCGTTCAATTTGATGGCGGGCACCAGAAAGGAAGTTGAAAATATTGCCAAATCAATGTTGAATTATCCCGTTGATGTAACTTATACAGGGCATTGCACAGGCAAACAGGCATTTAACATCCTGGAGTCGGTGATGGGCGACAGGATTAAGGATATGCCGACAGGGAGTCGTTTTGATCTTTGA
- a CDS encoding diguanylate cyclase, whose protein sequence is MLNLIHIVILFVLLQTSLTFAQNSIDSASGRPINSEETRDVTASLLELTNEEIAYLAQKKTIKICVDPGWMPFEAVSNNKHVGMSADYLDLVAQRLGVNFQLVPTESWPETLEKVKSRKCDILPLAMATPGRKTYLNFTTPYIVIPLVIATTKEKPFIADLTDVLHHRMGLVKGYAFTEFLRMEYPEMDITEFDTIYDGLAALEKNEIYGFIDNLTTISYEITHYFSSSIKISGRINRNWELGIAVRNDDPVLLHILDKAVKSIGSNTVQEIHSKWIAVTYEHRFDSSLFWKVAAAAGVVGFLFLSRYRKVNRFNKTLQNLNMRLKESEESFRGLVDNAHEGIIVVQNKRLVFVNPRACEMTGYDHDTLLKLDSFLPLIAPEARETMMANHLKRLAGKASPVRYESQFLKRDGTVYPIELTGVLIRWKNNLATLNILSDISERKASEDAVRFMALHDNLTRLPNRYLLMERLEQSLAQSRRSRQPMAVLFMDLDGFKQVNDTYGHDVGDKLLLGVAQRVQQLMRDSDTLARMGGDEFVILLSQVDGLSGVETLISRINEALQTPFQFDSLEVKSRASVGFSLFPENGETAEELLRVSDQSMYVVKQKGRSKPI, encoded by the coding sequence ATGCTGAACTTAATTCATATAGTGATTTTGTTTGTTCTCCTTCAAACCTCTTTGACCTTTGCTCAAAATAGCATCGACAGTGCCTCAGGACGCCCTATCAACAGTGAAGAAACGCGGGATGTAACAGCATCTCTTCTGGAGTTAACAAACGAGGAAATAGCGTATCTTGCACAGAAAAAGACGATTAAGATTTGTGTTGATCCTGGCTGGATGCCCTTTGAAGCGGTCTCTAATAATAAACATGTTGGAATGAGCGCAGACTATCTTGATTTGGTCGCACAAAGATTAGGAGTAAACTTTCAACTTGTTCCAACGGAGTCATGGCCGGAAACACTTGAGAAAGTGAAATCTCGGAAATGCGATATTCTGCCACTGGCCATGGCAACGCCTGGAAGAAAAACATACCTGAACTTTACAACGCCCTATATCGTTATTCCTCTTGTCATTGCTACAACGAAAGAAAAGCCCTTCATCGCAGATTTGACTGATGTGCTTCATCATCGCATGGGGCTTGTGAAAGGCTATGCTTTTACCGAATTTCTGAGAATGGAATATCCTGAAATGGATATTACAGAATTTGATACGATTTACGATGGCCTTGCTGCACTTGAGAAAAATGAAATCTACGGATTTATCGACAACCTGACAACTATTTCATATGAAATTACCCATTACTTTTCATCGTCGATCAAAATTTCCGGACGGATTAATCGAAACTGGGAGCTTGGCATTGCCGTTAGAAATGACGATCCTGTGCTGTTGCACATCCTTGATAAAGCGGTTAAAAGCATAGGCAGTAATACGGTCCAGGAAATTCACAGCAAATGGATTGCTGTCACCTATGAACATCGGTTTGACTCTTCATTATTTTGGAAAGTGGCGGCAGCTGCCGGTGTTGTTGGTTTTTTGTTCCTCTCTCGCTATCGCAAGGTCAACAGGTTTAACAAAACACTCCAGAACCTCAATATGCGGTTGAAGGAGAGTGAAGAGTCTTTTCGCGGTCTGGTCGATAATGCCCATGAAGGGATCATTGTCGTACAAAATAAGCGGTTGGTATTCGTAAATCCGCGTGCGTGTGAAATGACCGGTTATGATCACGATACACTGCTGAAACTGGACAGCTTTTTGCCTCTGATCGCCCCTGAAGCACGTGAGACGATGATGGCTAATCATCTGAAACGGCTTGCTGGTAAAGCTTCTCCTGTCCGTTATGAAAGTCAGTTTCTTAAGCGTGACGGGACTGTCTACCCGATAGAGTTGACGGGGGTGTTGATCCGTTGGAAGAACAACCTGGCCACCCTGAACATCCTTTCCGATATCAGTGAACGCAAGGCATCAGAAGACGCAGTGCGGTTTATGGCTCTTCACGATAATTTGACGCGTCTGCCCAACCGCTACTTGTTGATGGAACGTCTGGAACAGTCCCTTGCTCAATCACGGCGCTCCAGGCAGCCGATGGCCGTTCTTTTTATGGATCTGGACGGTTTTAAACAGGTCAATGATACCTATGGGCATGATGTTGGAGATAAACTTCTTCTGGGTGTTGCCCAGCGGGTGCAGCAGTTGATGCGCGATTCAGATACTCTGGCGCGGATGGGCGGAGACGAGTTTGTCATCCTTTTGTCCCAAGTTGATGGATTATCGGGTGTTGAGACTTTGATTAGCCGAATCAATGAGGCCCTGCAAACACCATTTCAGTTTGATTCTTTAGAAGTGAAGAGCCGGGCCAGTGTCGGATTTTCCCTGTTTCCGGAGAATGGAGAGACGGCAGAGGAACTTTTGCGTGTCTCTGATCAGAGCATGTATGTCGTAAAACAAAAAGGGCGGAGTAAGCCTATATAA
- a CDS encoding transposase has translation MLSSEGRPAIPTRMMVGLTFLQSLYRLSEDDVVNRLAENSYWQYLCGETFFQHGPSIARSGLSKWCKRIKSKGMEALFQQTLAVGLLVGVVKSSSLKRVSVDTTVQPKSITYPSDSKLLNRSREHLVTLAKAQEFAGAQRRNCA, from the coding sequence CTGCTTTCAAGCGAGGGGCGTCCTGCAATTCCAACCAGAATGATGGTTGGTTTGACGTTTCTGCAAAGCCTTTACCGTTTGAGTGAAGACGATGTGGTCAACCGCTTGGCTGAAAATTCCTATTGGCAATACCTGTGTGGTGAAACCTTTTTCCAGCATGGCCCTTCCATTGCCCGCAGTGGCCTGAGCAAATGGTGTAAGCGCATCAAGAGTAAGGGAATGGAAGCTCTATTTCAGCAAACACTCGCTGTTGGCCTTTTGGTTGGTGTCGTTAAGTCCAGTAGCTTAAAACGGGTCAGTGTCGATACCACGGTTCAGCCAAAATCCATCACGTATCCCTCAGACTCAAAACTTCTCAATCGCAGCCGCGAGCATCTGGTGACGTTGGCCAAGGCGCAAGAATTTGCAGGAGCTCAACGAAGGAATTGCGCCTGA
- a CDS encoding EAL domain-containing protein has protein sequence MDKIDLKSDAAFTFILDEIDAVIYVIDVETHKILYANKHCIKDFGNIVGKICYSVLEKNRNIPCEDCDLSNNSYPKALSSTYKWEHFNTSNNKHYIFSTKIIELKNRKVKIQAGINISKQKYLERQVADQNAKSLKILEALSQSTIEGLIILDENKKCIKANAIAPELLGYTEAEMINKSIFEFIAPESIVDVKKFVNNEDQLPYETMLLRKDATTFPALVRGKNIQLADKKIRVSAIMDITKMKEKEKEISKLAYYDPLTSLPNRALLQDRANRLISKISRNKNYAALMFVDLDNFKNINDTKGHMVGDLILKEYANNLSKTMRKYDTLARFGGDEFVVLIDTHCIEKDLAIKSIKAIASNILRRISRPLTLEKNEYQLSASIGITIFNDVTTLDELMKQADSAMYYSKNKGKNNYSFFDPELQKEIERKTSISEKLRKAINKQEIKIHYQKQLNQDKEVVGVEALLRWTDKTFGYISPIEFIAIAEESSLIFELGAYVIEESIKLISRWEQDEIKNNWRISVNISIKQFDNDDFIEKIESNINKYNINPNKLRLEFTESLLLKDTDKVLEKINYLRALGLTFSIDDFGTGYSSLSYLKKLPIDELKIDKSFIDDLLIDENDEAIVLTILSLGSKFGFTIIAEGVETKETYEKLLSLGCNYFQGYYFAKPCAEKEL, from the coding sequence ATGGATAAAATTGACTTGAAATCAGATGCAGCATTCACTTTTATATTAGACGAGATAGATGCTGTTATCTATGTAATAGATGTAGAAACACATAAAATACTTTATGCTAATAAGCATTGTATAAAAGATTTTGGAAATATTGTGGGTAAAATCTGTTATTCGGTTTTAGAGAAGAATAGAAACATACCATGTGAAGACTGTGATCTTTCGAATAACTCTTATCCAAAAGCATTAAGTTCTACCTACAAATGGGAACATTTTAACACTTCTAACAATAAACATTATATCTTTAGCACTAAAATTATAGAGTTAAAGAATAGGAAAGTAAAAATACAAGCAGGAATAAATATTTCAAAACAAAAGTACTTGGAAAGACAAGTAGCTGATCAAAATGCTAAAAGCCTTAAGATTCTTGAAGCTTTATCACAGTCAACAATAGAAGGACTTATAATACTTGATGAAAATAAGAAGTGTATTAAGGCAAATGCTATTGCTCCAGAATTATTGGGCTATACTGAAGCAGAGATGATCAATAAAAGCATCTTTGAATTCATCGCTCCTGAATCAATAGTGGACGTCAAAAAATTTGTAAATAATGAAGATCAGCTGCCTTATGAAACTATGTTACTGAGGAAAGATGCTACAACGTTCCCCGCACTTGTCAGAGGAAAAAATATCCAACTAGCAGATAAAAAAATAAGAGTTTCTGCTATTATGGATATAACAAAGATGAAGGAGAAAGAAAAAGAAATATCAAAACTTGCCTACTATGACCCCTTAACATCCCTCCCCAATAGAGCACTATTACAAGACAGGGCAAATCGACTGATAAGTAAAATTAGCCGAAATAAAAATTATGCTGCACTGATGTTTGTTGACCTGGACAACTTTAAAAACATTAATGATACAAAGGGGCATATGGTCGGTGACTTAATATTAAAAGAGTATGCAAATAATCTTTCTAAAACAATGAGAAAATATGACACGTTAGCTCGATTTGGTGGAGATGAGTTTGTTGTCCTTATTGACACACACTGTATTGAAAAAGATTTAGCGATAAAAAGTATAAAAGCTATTGCAAGTAATATTTTGAGGCGTATATCACGACCACTAACCTTAGAAAAAAACGAATATCAGTTATCTGCCAGTATTGGTATTACAATATTTAATGACGTAACTACTCTTGATGAGTTAATGAAACAAGCAGATAGCGCGATGTATTACTCAAAAAATAAAGGGAAAAATAATTATAGTTTTTTTGACCCAGAGCTACAAAAGGAAATTGAAAGGAAAACATCTATTTCAGAAAAGCTACGCAAGGCAATAAATAAGCAAGAGATAAAAATCCACTATCAAAAACAGCTCAATCAAGACAAGGAAGTTGTTGGAGTCGAGGCCCTATTAAGGTGGACCGATAAAACGTTTGGATACATAAGTCCTATTGAATTTATTGCTATAGCTGAAGAGAGTAGCCTTATTTTTGAATTAGGAGCCTACGTTATCGAAGAATCTATAAAATTGATAAGCAGATGGGAGCAAGATGAGATAAAAAATAATTGGAGAATATCTGTAAATATAAGTATTAAGCAGTTTGATAATGATGACTTTATTGAAAAAATAGAAAGTAATATCAATAAATACAATATAAATCCAAATAAATTACGCCTAGAATTCACAGAAAGTTTACTGCTTAAAGATACAGATAAAGTTCTAGAAAAAATAAATTATCTAAGGGCGCTAGGGTTGACTTTTTCCATAGATGATTTTGGTACAGGATATTCATCGTTATCATATTTAAAGAAACTCCCTATCGATGAACTTAAAATTGATAAATCATTTATAGATGACCTTCTAATTGATGAAAATGATGAAGCTATAGTTCTAACCATACTTTCCCTTGGCAGTAAATTTGGTTTTACTATTATAGCGGAAGGGGTTGAAACAAAAGAGACATATGAAAAGTTATTATCCCTAGGCTGCAACTACTTTCAAGGGTACTATTTTGCAAAACCATGCGCAGAAAAAGAGCTTTAA
- a CDS encoding IS4 family transposase, translating into MAHCSTVLSQIVRIFPRHEFQALANKHHAGQKFRSFSRWSQFVALLTAQLSGRDSLRDIVENMSAQASKLYHLGVKPFSRATLSRANEQQPHKMYEALFLRLLNRCQSLAPRNKAFKLKGKIYLLDASLVDLTLSLFPWAQYRKSKGAAKLHIGLDADGYLPAFVNMTAGKEHEINIARELKWPKGSYIVFDRGYTDYSWYQELTEDGVFFVTRLKTNAVTTPGPLRRGRKSPGVLRDQQIKLKGVDGTYRKVRYLDEETDITYEFLTNELDLPAATVAQLYKERWQIELFFKWIKQNLRVKSFLGTSYNAVMTQLWIALCAYLVLAFLKFQSKLRHSMQQILRLLQLNLFERRDFMGLFKPPELKNTIDNNQLALI; encoded by the coding sequence ATGGCGCATTGTAGCACTGTTCTTTCGCAAATAGTACGAATTTTCCCGAGACATGAATTTCAGGCCCTGGCCAACAAACATCATGCCGGACAGAAATTCCGCTCGTTTTCCCGCTGGTCACAGTTTGTTGCTCTGCTGACAGCACAACTGAGCGGTCGTGATAGCTTGCGGGATATTGTTGAAAATATGTCGGCTCAAGCCAGCAAGCTTTATCATCTCGGAGTTAAGCCGTTCAGTCGGGCAACGCTGAGTCGAGCCAATGAGCAACAGCCTCACAAAATGTACGAAGCGCTGTTTCTTCGGCTGCTGAACCGCTGCCAGTCGCTGGCTCCGCGAAACAAAGCGTTCAAGCTCAAGGGCAAGATCTACCTGCTCGATGCCTCGCTGGTGGATCTGACTCTATCGTTGTTTCCCTGGGCCCAGTACCGTAAAAGCAAAGGGGCTGCGAAGCTGCATATCGGCTTGGATGCCGACGGTTACCTACCCGCTTTCGTCAATATGACAGCAGGCAAGGAACATGAAATCAACATCGCCCGAGAACTCAAATGGCCCAAAGGCTCTTACATTGTGTTCGACCGGGGTTATACCGATTATTCCTGGTATCAGGAATTGACCGAAGACGGTGTCTTCTTTGTCACGCGCCTGAAAACTAATGCGGTGACGACTCCCGGCCCACTGCGCAGGGGCCGCAAAAGCCCTGGCGTGTTGCGTGACCAGCAGATCAAGCTCAAAGGAGTTGATGGCACCTATCGCAAGGTTCGTTACCTGGACGAGGAGACCGACATTACCTATGAGTTTCTGACCAATGAACTGGACCTCCCGGCGGCAACGGTCGCCCAGTTATACAAAGAACGCTGGCAGATTGAGCTGTTCTTCAAATGGATCAAGCAGAATCTGCGCGTTAAGAGCTTTCTGGGCACCTCTTACAATGCGGTGATGACCCAGCTGTGGATTGCCTTATGCGCCTATCTGGTGCTGGCATTTCTGAAGTTTCAGTCAAAACTTCGGCATTCCATGCAGCAGATATTGCGGTTATTACAGCTCAATTTGTTTGAGAGACGCGATTTTATGGGGTTGTTCAAGCCGCCAGAGCTAAAAAACACTATAGACAACAATCAGTTAGCCCTTATTTGA
- a CDS encoding serine hydrolase — protein sequence MQFKTCPQAFDYILLGQLIETVSGQSYHDYLQQTLLTLLALQNTFVLEDDDQTQQLVRGYYDFDEDGHYEDWTDMNMSYVWSAGCLAATAEDVAIWMEALASENLHPHFNRKTFPVTPLPKA from the coding sequence TTGCAATTCAAAACCTGCCCCCAAGCATTTGATTACATTCTACTTGGGCAACTGATTGAAACCGTTTCCGGCCAAAGTTATCACGACTATCTGCAGCAGACCCTGCTGACTCTGTTGGCCCTTCAAAACACCTTCGTCCTGGAAGATGACGACCAAACCCAACAGCTTGTACGTGGCTACTACGATTTTGATGAAGACGGACACTATGAAGACTGGACAGACATGAATATGTCCTATGTCTGGTCGGCGGGCTGTCTCGCTGCCACCGCTGAGGATGTTGCGATATGGATGGAGGCTCTGGCCAGTGAGAATCTGCATCCCCATTTCAACCGCAAAACTTTCCCGGTTACCCCATTGCCCAAGGCGTGA